One genomic segment of Flagellimonas marinaquae includes these proteins:
- a CDS encoding glycosyltransferase family 4 protein, producing MNDSKSICLVGGEDAHKRTELAQHLIQNGFDVTILGTKKFECPNNINLIVYRLNRKFNPLSDIKTVLEYREILRQKDFDIVQTFDTKPAFLLPLATMGMKIKIARTVTGLGTIFMSNSIKFIAFRSFYKILHRIVKNKVSHTTFQNEDDHNYFLSQNLVTLQNSSLIFGSGINLKKFSISNITKKEPFTFVCVARLVYEKGIVNYLEAAKLCFEQGHHYKFLLIGPLEEESKKLNLKMLEEYSKYITWLGARKDVQELLSKSNVFVLPTFREGFSRVLLEASAMGLPSITTNVPGTREIIRDGQEGLLVGVNDSEELSKAMIKMASDTNLYSSCSRNAQQHVQQFSINQISKDYINLYKKIIKNKLEPVLTH from the coding sequence ATGAATGATTCCAAATCCATTTGTCTTGTTGGCGGCGAAGATGCCCATAAAAGGACTGAGCTTGCCCAGCATTTAATTCAGAACGGATTTGATGTCACCATTTTAGGGACTAAAAAATTCGAATGCCCCAACAACATAAATTTAATTGTATACCGATTAAACAGGAAATTCAATCCGCTCTCAGACATTAAGACCGTTTTAGAATATAGAGAAATCCTGAGGCAGAAAGATTTTGATATTGTTCAAACGTTCGACACTAAGCCTGCGTTCTTGCTCCCTTTGGCCACGATGGGAATGAAAATCAAAATCGCAAGGACCGTAACTGGACTGGGGACCATTTTTATGTCAAACAGTATTAAGTTCATAGCATTTCGTTCTTTTTACAAAATATTGCACCGCATTGTAAAAAATAAGGTCTCGCACACCACATTCCAAAATGAAGATGATCACAACTATTTTCTGTCCCAAAACCTAGTGACACTCCAAAATAGTTCACTGATTTTTGGTAGTGGAATAAACCTTAAAAAGTTCTCAATTTCCAATATAACAAAGAAAGAACCTTTTACGTTTGTCTGCGTGGCCAGATTAGTTTATGAAAAAGGAATCGTAAATTATCTGGAAGCTGCCAAGTTATGTTTTGAGCAGGGACACCACTACAAGTTTCTACTGATCGGGCCCCTTGAGGAAGAGTCTAAAAAATTAAATCTAAAAATGCTTGAAGAGTATTCAAAATACATAACGTGGCTAGGGGCCAGAAAAGATGTCCAAGAACTGCTCTCCAAATCCAATGTGTTTGTATTGCCAACCTTTAGGGAGGGGTTTTCAAGGGTATTACTGGAAGCTTCTGCCATGGGCTTGCCCTCGATAACCACAAATGTCCCCGGAACAAGGGAGATTATACGAGACGGACAGGAAGGCCTTCTGGTTGGTGTAAACGATTCCGAAGAACTTTCCAAGGCCATGATTAAGATGGCCTCGGACACCAATCTTTATTCAAGTTGTTCCAGGAATGCCCAACAACACGTCCAACAATTCAGTATAAATCAGATAAGCAAAGATTATATCAATTTGTATAAAAAAATCATCAAGAACAAATTAGAACCAGTTTTAACCCATTAA